One window of Phoenix dactylifera cultivar Barhee BC4 chromosome 5, palm_55x_up_171113_PBpolish2nd_filt_p, whole genome shotgun sequence genomic DNA carries:
- the LOC103714634 gene encoding uncharacterized protein LOC103714634 isoform X1, whose translation MSVMLLFLEVLEDCVLKKWMLSRAFCGSIILLLGSAFLFLLSSGNDCSGALKLQKEREKAKKERRKEKKREKKEKREKAGQENTECQVHNHKKRKHEGKSRLDQNDGYNAKATTAANSVEQLEKSGLTEEHEQPCSVRNTYDSSESSQDSSKRRKLVATNVSQARHGSILRIRLPPVKQKDPTPASMPIVKQKDPTPPASMPIVKQKDPTPPASMRIVKQKDPVPRATMPTVKRDLKPPATVPTLNLTDLALTRTSEEPCFSGRVMETAFELEAVETRDSKAALKRNSRIQRMETQFRELMANWNPPPLQLEHSDMGNQDWLFGSLSSKRRSGPDANRCKASTEGLLSHVTGVPSSLQPQACYLSEFGMYQLPYVIPY comes from the exons ATGAGTGTCATGCTATTATTTCTTGAAGTTTTGGAAGATTGTGTTCTCAAAAAATGGATGCTTTCAAGAGCATTCTGTGGTTCCATTATATTACTCCTTGGTTCTGCTTTCCTTTTCCTATTGTCTTCTGGAAATGATTGTTCTGGTGCACTGAAACTCcagaaagaaagggaaaaggccaagaaggagaggaggaaagaaaagaaaagggagaagaaagagaagagggagaaagcTGGTCAAGAGAACACTGAATGCCAAGTACATAACCACAAGAAGAGGAAGCACGAGGGAAAGAGCCGGCTGGATCAGAACGATGGCTACAATGCAAAAGCAACAACTGCTGCTAATTCTGTTGAGCAGTTGGAGAAGAGCGGGCTTACAGAAGAGCATGAGCAGCCATGTTCCGTTCGGAATACCTATGACTCCTCCGAGAGCTCCCAGGACAGCAGTAAGAGGAGAAAGCTTGTGGCCACCAATGTCAGCCAAGCTCGCCATG GTTCGATCCTTCGCATCAGGTTACCGCCGGTTAAGCAAAAAGATCCAACACCTGCAAGCATgccaattgtgaaacaaaaagaTCCAACACCACCTGCAAGCATgccaattgtgaaacaaaaagaTCCAACACCACCTGCAAGCATGCGAATTGTGAAACAGAAAGATCCAGTGCCACGTGCCACCATGCCAACAGTGAAACGGGATCTAAAGCCACCTGCCACTGTTCCAACATTGAATCTAACAGATTTAGCACTTACCAGAACCAGCGAAGAGCCATGCTTCTCGGGCAGGGTTATGGAAACTGCCTTTGAATTGGAAGCAGTGGAAACTCGTGATAGCAAGGCTGCCTTAAAAAGGAATAGCAGGATTCAAAGAATGGAAACGCAGTTCAGAGAACTTATGGCAAACTGGAACCCTCCACCTTTGCAGCTCGAGCATTCAGATATGGGCAACCAAGACTGGTTGTTTGGGTCTCTGTCCTCAAAGAGACGGTCCGGTCCTGATGCCAACAGGTGCAAAGCCAGCACAGAAGGCTTGTTGAGCCATGTAACCGGTGTGCCGTCTTCTCTGCAGCCTCAAGCTTGTTATCTGTCTGAGTTTGGTATGTATCAACTTCCATATGTGATTCCATATTGA
- the LOC103714634 gene encoding serine/arginine repetitive matrix protein 1 isoform X2 — MSRCFRYPPPPPYYEEGLIESIKKEREKAKKERRKEKKREKKEKREKAGQENTECQVHNHKKRKHEGKSRLDQNDGYNAKATTAANSVEQLEKSGLTEEHEQPCSVRNTYDSSESSQDSSKRRKLVATNVSQARHGSILRIRLPPVKQKDPTPASMPIVKQKDPTPPASMPIVKQKDPTPPASMRIVKQKDPVPRATMPTVKRDLKPPATVPTLNLTDLALTRTSEEPCFSGRVMETAFELEAVETRDSKAALKRNSRIQRMETQFRELMANWNPPPLQLEHSDMGNQDWLFGSLSSKRRSGPDANRCKASTEGLLSHVTGVPSSLQPQACYLSEFGMYQLPYVIPY; from the exons ATGTCTCGGTGCTTCCGGTACCCGCCACCGCCTCCGTATTACGAGGAGGGCCTGATCGAATCGATTAAG aaagaaagggaaaaggccaagaaggagaggaggaaagaaaagaaaagggagaagaaagagaagagggagaaagcTGGTCAAGAGAACACTGAATGCCAAGTACATAACCACAAGAAGAGGAAGCACGAGGGAAAGAGCCGGCTGGATCAGAACGATGGCTACAATGCAAAAGCAACAACTGCTGCTAATTCTGTTGAGCAGTTGGAGAAGAGCGGGCTTACAGAAGAGCATGAGCAGCCATGTTCCGTTCGGAATACCTATGACTCCTCCGAGAGCTCCCAGGACAGCAGTAAGAGGAGAAAGCTTGTGGCCACCAATGTCAGCCAAGCTCGCCATG GTTCGATCCTTCGCATCAGGTTACCGCCGGTTAAGCAAAAAGATCCAACACCTGCAAGCATgccaattgtgaaacaaaaagaTCCAACACCACCTGCAAGCATgccaattgtgaaacaaaaagaTCCAACACCACCTGCAAGCATGCGAATTGTGAAACAGAAAGATCCAGTGCCACGTGCCACCATGCCAACAGTGAAACGGGATCTAAAGCCACCTGCCACTGTTCCAACATTGAATCTAACAGATTTAGCACTTACCAGAACCAGCGAAGAGCCATGCTTCTCGGGCAGGGTTATGGAAACTGCCTTTGAATTGGAAGCAGTGGAAACTCGTGATAGCAAGGCTGCCTTAAAAAGGAATAGCAGGATTCAAAGAATGGAAACGCAGTTCAGAGAACTTATGGCAAACTGGAACCCTCCACCTTTGCAGCTCGAGCATTCAGATATGGGCAACCAAGACTGGTTGTTTGGGTCTCTGTCCTCAAAGAGACGGTCCGGTCCTGATGCCAACAGGTGCAAAGCCAGCACAGAAGGCTTGTTGAGCCATGTAACCGGTGTGCCGTCTTCTCTGCAGCCTCAAGCTTGTTATCTGTCTGAGTTTGGTATGTATCAACTTCCATATGTGATTCCATATTGA
- the LOC103714633 gene encoding basic leucine zipper 23-like isoform X4, with product MDDLDFDFPDPEVFPGPEFGDQMPGSCSINDFFDESLKDVPHHSCTHTHTCNHPGPNLSHTHTCFHVHTKIVSASAEETSDSAEKSSSKKRPMGNREAVRKYREKKKAHTASLVDEVAQLRSLNQQLMKRLQGQAALEAEATRLRCLLVDIRGRIEGEIGAFPYQRVARVGGDMVSNAPQGSFLGARIIDSCNLRCDDRVNCMQSVMQGKGDDEDGALDGPNFGACEVGNIQCMGSSSTGSKVILACGRGNAMAAGCSSKAKKTKV from the exons ATGGACGACTTGGACTTCGACTTCCCGGACCCGGAAGTGTTCCCGGGCCCCGAATTCGGGGACCAGATGCCCGGCAGCTGCTCGATAAATGACTTCTTCGACGAGAGCCTCAAGGACGTGCCCCACCACTCGTGCACCCACACCCACACCTGCAATCATCCAGGGCCGAACCTCTCGCACACCCACACCTGCTTCCATGTCCACACCAAGATCGTCTCGGCTTCTGCGGAGGAGACTTCCGATTCCGCCGAGAAGAGCTCATCCAAGAAGAGACCGATGGGCAACCGAGAGGCTGTCCGGAAGTACcgcgagaagaagaaggctcatACGGCCTCCCTGGTGGACGAGGTTGCCCAATTGAGGTCTCTCAATCAGCAATTGATGAAGAGGCTGCAGGGCCAAGCAGCTCTAGAGGCAGAGGCGACGAGGCTTAGGTGCTTGCTTGTTGATATAAGAGGGAGGATAGAAGGAGAAATCGGAGCCTTCCCGTATCAAAGAGTGGCCAGAGTGGGTGGGGATATGGTTTCTAATGCCCCCCAGGGGAGCTTTCTCGGTGCCCGCATCATAGATTCGTGCAATTTGCGCTGCGATGACCGCGTTAACTGCATGCAATCGGTGATGCAAGGGAAAGGTGACGATGAAGATGGAGCCTTGGATGGTCCGAACTTTGGTGCTTGTGAGGTTGGCAATATTCAATGCATGGGGAGTTCGAGCACGGGATCTAAAGTTATTTTGGCTTGTGGCCGTGGGAATGCGATGGCTGCTGGATGTTCATCCAAGGCCAAGAAGACTAAAG TTTGA
- the LOC103714633 gene encoding basic leucine zipper 23-like isoform X2, producing MDDLDFDFPDPEVFPGPEFGDQMPGSCSINDFFDESLKDVPHHSCTHTHTCNHPGPNLSHTHTCFHVHTKIVSASAEETSDSAEKSSSKKRPMGNREAVRKYREKKKAHTASLVDEVAQLRSLNQQLMKRLQGQAALEAEATRLRCLLVDIRGRIEGEIGAFPYQRVARVGGDMVSNAPQGSFLGARIIDSCNLRCDDRVNCMQSVMQGKGDDEDGALDGPNFGACEVGNIQCMGSSSTGSKVILACGRGNAMAAGCSSKAKKTKATTTDG from the exons ATGGACGACTTGGACTTCGACTTCCCGGACCCGGAAGTGTTCCCGGGCCCCGAATTCGGGGACCAGATGCCCGGCAGCTGCTCGATAAATGACTTCTTCGACGAGAGCCTCAAGGACGTGCCCCACCACTCGTGCACCCACACCCACACCTGCAATCATCCAGGGCCGAACCTCTCGCACACCCACACCTGCTTCCATGTCCACACCAAGATCGTCTCGGCTTCTGCGGAGGAGACTTCCGATTCCGCCGAGAAGAGCTCATCCAAGAAGAGACCGATGGGCAACCGAGAGGCTGTCCGGAAGTACcgcgagaagaagaaggctcatACGGCCTCCCTGGTGGACGAGGTTGCCCAATTGAGGTCTCTCAATCAGCAATTGATGAAGAGGCTGCAGGGCCAAGCAGCTCTAGAGGCAGAGGCGACGAGGCTTAGGTGCTTGCTTGTTGATATAAGAGGGAGGATAGAAGGAGAAATCGGAGCCTTCCCGTATCAAAGAGTGGCCAGAGTGGGTGGGGATATGGTTTCTAATGCCCCCCAGGGGAGCTTTCTCGGTGCCCGCATCATAGATTCGTGCAATTTGCGCTGCGATGACCGCGTTAACTGCATGCAATCGGTGATGCAAGGGAAAGGTGACGATGAAGATGGAGCCTTGGATGGTCCGAACTTTGGTGCTTGTGAGGTTGGCAATATTCAATGCATGGGGAGTTCGAGCACGGGATCTAAAGTTATTTTGGCTTGTGGCCGTGGGAATGCGATGGCTGCTGGATGTTCATCCAAGGCCAAGAAGACTAAAG caacaacaacagatggTTGA
- the LOC103714633 gene encoding basic leucine zipper 23-like isoform X1: protein MDDLDFDFPDPEVFPGPEFGDQMPGSCSINDFFDESLKDVPHHSCTHTHTCNHPGPNLSHTHTCFHVHTKIVSASAEETSDSAEKSSSKKRPMGNREAVRKYREKKKAHTASLVDEVAQLRSLNQQLMKRLQGQAALEAEATRLRCLLVDIRGRIEGEIGAFPYQRVARVGGDMVSNAPQGSFLGARIIDSCNLRCDDRVNCMQSVMQGKGDDEDGALDGPNFGACEVGNIQCMGSSSTGSKVILACGRGNAMAAGCSSKAKKTKVYCSGNHATCKRRTCVIYDKK, encoded by the exons ATGGACGACTTGGACTTCGACTTCCCGGACCCGGAAGTGTTCCCGGGCCCCGAATTCGGGGACCAGATGCCCGGCAGCTGCTCGATAAATGACTTCTTCGACGAGAGCCTCAAGGACGTGCCCCACCACTCGTGCACCCACACCCACACCTGCAATCATCCAGGGCCGAACCTCTCGCACACCCACACCTGCTTCCATGTCCACACCAAGATCGTCTCGGCTTCTGCGGAGGAGACTTCCGATTCCGCCGAGAAGAGCTCATCCAAGAAGAGACCGATGGGCAACCGAGAGGCTGTCCGGAAGTACcgcgagaagaagaaggctcatACGGCCTCCCTGGTGGACGAGGTTGCCCAATTGAGGTCTCTCAATCAGCAATTGATGAAGAGGCTGCAGGGCCAAGCAGCTCTAGAGGCAGAGGCGACGAGGCTTAGGTGCTTGCTTGTTGATATAAGAGGGAGGATAGAAGGAGAAATCGGAGCCTTCCCGTATCAAAGAGTGGCCAGAGTGGGTGGGGATATGGTTTCTAATGCCCCCCAGGGGAGCTTTCTCGGTGCCCGCATCATAGATTCGTGCAATTTGCGCTGCGATGACCGCGTTAACTGCATGCAATCGGTGATGCAAGGGAAAGGTGACGATGAAGATGGAGCCTTGGATGGTCCGAACTTTGGTGCTTGTGAGGTTGGCAATATTCAATGCATGGGGAGTTCGAGCACGGGATCTAAAGTTATTTTGGCTTGTGGCCGTGGGAATGCGATGGCTGCTGGATGTTCATCCAAGGCCAAGAAGACTAAAG TGTACTGTTCAGGAAACCATGCTACGTGTAAAAGAAGAACATGTGTTATTtatgataaaaaataa
- the LOC103714633 gene encoding basic leucine zipper 23-like isoform X3, with translation MDDLDFDFPDPEVFPGPEFGDQMPGSCSINDFFDESLKDVPHHSCTHTHTCNHPGPNLSHTHTCFHVHTKIVSASAEETSDSAEKSSSKKRPMGNREAVRKYREKKKAHTASLVDEVAQLRSLNQQLMKRLQGQAALEAEATRLRCLLVDIRGRIEGEIGAFPYQRVARVGGDMVSNAPQGSFLGARIIDSCNLRCDDRVNCMQSVMQGKGDDEDGALDGPNFGACEVGNIQCMGSSSTGSKVILACGRGNAMAAGCSSKAKKTKATTTDG, from the coding sequence ATGGACGACTTGGACTTCGACTTCCCGGACCCGGAAGTGTTCCCGGGCCCCGAATTCGGGGACCAGATGCCCGGCAGCTGCTCGATAAATGACTTCTTCGACGAGAGCCTCAAGGACGTGCCCCACCACTCGTGCACCCACACCCACACCTGCAATCATCCAGGGCCGAACCTCTCGCACACCCACACCTGCTTCCATGTCCACACCAAGATCGTCTCGGCTTCTGCGGAGGAGACTTCCGATTCCGCCGAGAAGAGCTCATCCAAGAAGAGACCGATGGGCAACCGAGAGGCTGTCCGGAAGTACcgcgagaagaagaaggctcatACGGCCTCCCTGGTGGACGAGGTTGCCCAATTGAGGTCTCTCAATCAGCAATTGATGAAGAGGCTGCAGGGCCAAGCAGCTCTAGAGGCAGAGGCGACGAGGCTTAGGTGCTTGCTTGTTGATATAAGAGGGAGGATAGAAGGAGAAATCGGAGCCTTCCCGTATCAAAGAGTGGCCAGAGTGGGTGGGGATATGGTTTCTAATGCCCCCCAGGGGAGCTTTCTCGGTGCCCGCATCATAGATTCGTGCAATTTGCGCTGCGATGACCGCGTTAACTGCATGCAATCGGTGATGCAAGGGAAAGGTGACGATGAAGATGGAGCCTTGGATGGTCCGAACTTTGGTGCTTGTGAGGTTGGCAATATTCAATGCATGGGGAGTTCGAGCACGGGATCTAAAGTTATTTTGGCTTGTGGCCGTGGGAATGCGATGGCTGCTGGATGTTCATCCAAGGCCAAGAAGACTAAAG
- the LOC103714636 gene encoding CO(2)-response secreted protease-like translates to MMGPSVVLRISFLLVCLLLQIGMLWGQQGNRDVYVVYMGAVPADSSGNILKESHLQLLASVLQRGQHAEKTLIRSYRHGFSGFAARLSKEEALAIGRKAGVVSVFVDPIYQLHTTRSWDFLQQTMVETDPNPDSDPASSTQASDTIIGILDTGIWPESESFSDEGMGAIPSRWNGTCMKGTDFNASNCNKKLIGARYYKDDGAAATPVGRATSDSPRDELGHGTHTASTAGGNAVVQASYYGLAAGTAKGGSTAARIAMYRVCTFNGCSGSAILAGFDDAIADGVDLLSLSLGASAYFRPDFDEDPIAIGAFHAVAKGITVVCSAGNDGPDAGTVVNAAPWILTVAATTIDRRFESDIVLGGSNKAVSGEAINFSNLEKSPVYPLIYGGSAKSNSSSSDVESASRCELGALDGSKIKGKIVLCKHFHNDSPKMSKIEGLNNSGAVGAILIDDLGVAVATAYVSFPATEVSSQAAEEILTYINSTKNPVATILPTITVTKYKPAPMVAYFSSRGPSPQTSNILKPDIAAPGVNILAAWIPSDSSEVPQGQKSSAFKLVSGTSMACPHVSGIAATIKAWNPTWSPAAIRSAIMTTATQTNNDEASLTTDSGSTATPYDYGAGEVSPTSALQPGLVYEVGTEDYLQFLCNYGYQSSEIKLITTIPDGFECPENSSKDLISNLNYPSITISSLMGNGRKIVDRTVTNVGAEEETTYVASIQSPPGIDVKVTPSKLQFTKNIKKLSYQVIFSAVNSSTKGDLLGSITWSDGTCKVRSPLVVSSN, encoded by the exons ATGATGGGTCCTTCAGTAGTCCTTCGCATTTCCTTTCTCCTTGTCTGTCTTCTCTTGCAGATAGGGATGCTCTGGGGCCAGCAAGGGAACAGAGATGTTTATGTGGTCTACATGGGAGCTGTTCCAGCTGATTCCTCTGGGAACATTTTGAAGGAAAGCCACCTTCAGCTTCTGGCTTCAGTACTGCAAAG GGGACAGCATGCAGAAAAGACGCTGATCCGGAGCTATAGGCATGGTTTCTCTGGGTTCGCTGCAAGATTGTCAAAGGAAGAGGCCCTTGCCATCGGTAGAAAAGCAGGAGTTGTGTCGGTGTTTGTTGATCCCATCTACCAACTCCACACCACTCGATCATGGGACTTCCTACAGCAAACAATGGTGGAGACCGACCCGAATCCAGATTCAGACCCAGCCTCATCAACTCAAGCATCAGACACCATTATTGGAATCCTAGACACAG GAATTTGGCCAGAATCAGAGAGCTTCAGTGATGAAGGCATGGGTGCAATTCCAAGCCGATGGAACGGGACTTGCATGAAAGGGACCGATTTCAATGCATCCAACTGTAACAA GAAGCTGATTGGAGCAAGGTACTACAAGGATGATGGAGCTGCAGCGACACCGGTCGGCCGAGCCACCTCCGACTCTCCACGAGATGAACTTGGTCACGGGACGCACACTGCCTCCACGGCAGGCGGGAATGCGGTCGTGCAGGCTTCCTACTACGGCCTTGCAGCAGGGACAGCCAAGGGAGGGTCCACCGCAGCCAGGATCGCTATGTACCGAGTTTGCACATTTAACGGCTGTTCTGGGTCTGCAATTCTGGCCGGGTTCGATGATGCCATCGCCGACGGCGTCGACCTGCTCTCCCTGTCGCTGGGGGCCTCAGCGTACTTCCGGCCAGACTTTGATGAGGACCCGATTGCCATCGGAGCATTCCATGCCGTGGCGAAGGGGATTACGGTGGTGTGCTCCGCCGGGAATGATGGACCCGACGCCGGTACGGTGGTGAACGCGGCCCCGTGGATTCTAACAGTTGCTGCCACGACCATCGATCGGCGTTTTGAATCTGATATCGTGTTGGGTGGGAGCAACAAGGCAGTCAGC GGTGAGGCAATAAACTTCTCTAATTTGGAGAAGTCGCCAGTATATCCATTGATCTATGGCGGATCGGCCAAGTCTAATTCTAGCTCCAGCGACGTCGAATCAGCAAG TCGCTGCGAGCTTGGCGCATTGGATGGAAGCAAGATCAAAGGAAAGATTGTTCTTTGCAAGCACTTCCACAACGATTCGCCGAAGATGTCAAAGatagaaggattgaacaactCGGGTGCAGTTGGTGCGATCTTGATTGATGACTTGGGAGTAGCCGTTGCTACCGCTTACGTCTCCTTTCCAGCGACTGAAGTCTCCTCGCAAGCAGCGGAAGAGATACTCACCTACATCAACTCCACCAA GAACCCAGTTGCCACAATCCTTCCAACAATCACAGTTACGAAATATAAGCCAGCACCAATGGTGGCCTACTTCTCTTCAAGAGGGCCTTCTCCTCAAACTAGTAACATTCTCAAG CCCGACATCGCTGCTCCTGGAGTCAACATCCTTGCAGCATGGATACCAAGCGACTCCTCAGAGGTTCCCCAAGGCCAGAAGAGTTCAGCATTCAAACTTGTCTCCGGGACTTCCATGGCCTGCCCGCATGTTTCTGGAATCGCGGCCACCATCAAAGcttggaatcctacttggagtccAGCCGCTATCCGGTCAGCAATCATGACCACAG CAACTCAGACGAACAACGATGAGGCTTCACTCACAACTGACTCGGGATCCACAGCGACGCCATATGACTATGGAGCAGGGGAAGTAAGCCCAACAAGTGCACTGCAACCGGGTCTGGTGTATGAAGTAGGAACCGAAGATTACTTGCAGTTTCTGTGCAACTACGGATACCAGTCATCAGAAATCAAACTCATAACAACCATTCCGGATGGATTTGAGTGCCCAGAGAACTCAAGCAAGGACTTGATCTCCAATCTGAATTACCCGTCGATCACCATCTCGAGCTTGATGGGGAATGGAAGAAAGATAGTGGACAGGACGGTCACCAATGTGGGAGCTGAGGAGGAAACCACGTACGTTGCGAGCATTCAGTCTCCACCTGGGATAGACGTGAAGGTGACGCCCAGTAAACTGCAGTTCACGAAGAATATCAAGAAACTGAGCTACCAAGTTATCTTTTCCGCTGTGAACTCTTCAACAAAAGGTGACCTCTTGGGTTCCATCACTTGGTCAGATGGAACATGCAAGGTTAGAAGCCCATTAGTAGTCAGCAGCAATTGA